The Toxoplasma gondii ME49 chromosome III, whole genome shotgun sequence genome includes a window with the following:
- a CDS encoding hypothetical protein (encoded by transcript TGME49_252330~Predicted trans-membrane domain (TMHMM2.0):88-111:120-143:187-210:224-247), with the protein MPFHLLCGTPGLKRASQVQESIIELATRFIRTSFLCNGRFFVPLCPRKYPLQQATTMVPSSVCQDEVLETSAGQRKLSRIRILTPAEMATLGFYALVMFLGLGGAVFFAARQIQGYRHGFLPYYLDMLFVVSACSLVCHVFLVKRRLDYDLSTVQLAGVIPSPMHESRSLAGCFSACLNRCSRFFHAYTVFLASLFVVAVVLFDLATGYTVSHFRPAHLARTISLAAFQCVLVGLAFAWFLVALSLSSSNKDVSFSRGCTGRTQSIHDRIQLSESPAGEVIGSQKAVLNEIAVEMLGREDTSFGGAMKIGSVGQWGTGSAASEVSTTCPFAPGRGGSPQWEDSADPSDDNEAGSTSVQPCVIGVPSFAVVRATPSLAPRNEQ; encoded by the exons ATGCCTTTCCATTTGCTATGCGGTACGCCTGGGTTGAAACGAGCATCTCAAGTACAGGAGAGCATCATCGAGCTAGCCACTCGATTCATCAGAACATCCTTTCTCTGCAACGGGCGTTTCTTTGTTCCCCTTTGTCCAAGAAAATATCCACTTCAACAAGCAACAACAAT GGTCCCATCATCGGTGTGCCAAGATGAGGTTCTTGAAACATCAGCAGGTCAGCGCAAACTCAGCAGAATACGAATTCTTACCCCAGCTGAAATGGCGACTCTCGGCTTCTACGCTCTCGTGATGTTCCTTGGTCTGGGGGGCGCTGTATTTTTCGCTGCGAGACAAATCCAGGGCTACCGCCATGGTTTCCTGCCGTACTACTTGGATATGCTTTTCGTGGTTTCCGCATGTTCTTTGGTTTGTCACGTATTCCTTGTTAAGCGGCGTCTCGACTACGACCTCTCAACCGTTCAACTCGCCGGCGTAATTCCCTCTCCAATGCACGAATCCAGGAGTCTCGCAGGTTGTTTTTCTGCGTGTTTGAATCGTTGTTCCCGGTTCTTTCACGCGTACACGGTCTTCCTGGCATCCCTTTTCGTGGTCGCGGTGGTCCTGTTTGACCTCGCAACTGGCTACACAGTTTCTCATTTCAGGCCCGCCCACCTTGCAAGGACGATCTCGCTGGCGGCATTTCAGTGCGTACTCGTTGGGCTGGCGTTCGCGTGGTTTCTGGTAgccctgtctctttcctctaGCAATAAGGATGTGTCCTTCTCCCGCGGCTGCACAGGCAGAACACAATCCATTCACGACCGCATCCAGTTGAGCGAATCGCCCGCTGGTGAAGTTATCGGTTCGCAGAAAGCTGTCCTCAACGAGATTGCGGTAGAGATGCTCGGGCGGGAAGACACCTCATTCGGAGGGGCAATGAAAATAGGATCTGTCGGCCAGTGGGGAACTGGCAGCGCAGCCAGCGAAGTCTCGACCACCTGTCCGTTTGCTCCAGGACGGGGAGGTTCTCCTCAGTGGGAAGATTCAGCCGATCCTTCCGATGACAATGAAGCGGGGTCCACTAGTGTGCAACCTTGTGTGATTGGCGTTCCTTCTTTTGCTGTCGTACGCGCTACCCCCTCCTTGGCGCCCAGGAATGAACAGTGA